Genomic DNA from Salvia miltiorrhiza cultivar Shanhuang (shh) chromosome 1, IMPLAD_Smil_shh, whole genome shotgun sequence:
ttctttttccaATTACGCTCAGAATTGCTACTACCAGAATCAGCTATGAGGGTGGTAGAGACGACCTTCCTCTTTCCATCTTTGGAGTTGATTGCTTCTTCCTGATCTTTTCTTTTAAAAGTGATATGAGCCGGAGAAGAGATTTtgttttcaaaagaaaatctgtACGTCCTATCCCACCAAGTCTTATAGTCGACTGAACAATGTATCTTCATGTCCAAAGAAGATCGTGGAAAACATGCCCTTGATCGCGATCTGTGCAGCAAACACATGCGCCAAAGGTTGAGACCTTCTTCCAAAGATGTCCTTCGAATGTTCTGAGTAAGGCTGTTGGGTACGATTTGGTAATAACTAAATTGACGGCTGAAGCGGTGAGGACCATAAGACTCCACGATGAAATGGTCATCCAGCCGGCGAACCAAAAAACTCGAGCGAATAGCCATGAAGAAGCATTGCTCAATCTCTCTTGTATTTTCACCATCGACATAGAGAATGTCATCTTCCTTGGTGAATGTGGTACAAATCCAACGAATCGAGTTGTACGACTGAATTCGTTCGCGGCACGCAACAGGCAGATAATACTTCGCAGCCCCTTCGCCTGAGTATAGAGTCATCTTGGCGACACCAAGGCTTCTTGAAAGGGGAATGTGAGTATTGAAATAGAGCGCTATCCAACCATATATGAAATGAAAGGGTAGCGTCACCGGGACAAGAGAAGGCTCCATAGAACTAGAGATAGTGTTCAACCCTTTGTAGATGCTGGCTAGAACTGGAACTGTAAGGGCAACTTTCTGTTTGCACGCCATCAAACTTGCCATTTTGAAAGAGGTTGGTCTAATCGACATGGCATCACCATCTGGAAAAACAAAGATACACAACCAGCAAGCTATGTGAGCTGCCAAGTACATAGTAGTGTGATACTTGTCACTAGCATCAAGCTCGATGAATGGAGCCCTTTCTTCAGAAGACCATGGTTGATGCGCTTCAAATGAACCACTCGGATTATAAGTCGATTTGGGGCGTTGAGATTTCTTTGCCCTGCGAGCAGGAGGATGAGAATACTTTGAAGCTTTCTTCGACCAAAATTTGATCCATTCATCGATAGAAACTGAGCTCTTAGGATCCTTGCCATCACGATGCTTAAGAGAATAGTAAGCAGAGAGTAAATATCTACAACTCAAGGGAATGAACGGGTTGCCAAACTGATCTTTGCCAAGAATCTCTTTCGCGCAGGGTACAACCTCATCATACAGTGTCCCGGTACACGGAAGCCCTGATAGATACTGTAAATCCCATAGAGAAATAGACATCTCGCCAGATGAAGTGAGAATGGTGTTCGTCGCAGGACACCAAGCTTCACAGAACGCTTTAACCATCTCGGGCTGGCAATCATAAGTGAAAAGAGAGGCATAAACTGCATCATAGATACCAACAACTCGGCGTTCATTCCCGCAGCGGCTAAGGATATCTTCAGTCCACTCCCAATAGCCTTCAAAGAAATGAAATTCCCCACGAAAGCTTGTAACCCTTCCCCATTTGGCATCTTTATCGATGATCCTTCGCCTCAAAGTCAATAGAAAATTGGACTCCTTGCTTTGCCAAGGACGGGCCGGATGCAATGTATGAGCTTTCGACGCTTTGTTCAAACTGATCTCGCTGGTCCATTCCGACTGATATAGAGAATTCAAAAGTTTGGGCCAAGGTTTCACATAGTGGCCTATCAATGCCGGAAATACTCTTAGATGCGTGCCCATTTCCGTCTCTTGCTCATCATCACTCAAGATCAGCAAATAGTCTTGACCATTGACCACAATATCTTTGAAGACCACCATCGTGACGCTGCAAGGAAGCAACACATCCAGACTTAGAAatttatttgcatttaaataaaatgtgaattaaattctagaaGCAACACATCCAGACTTAAGAAttttatttgcatttaaataaaatgtgaattaaattctagtCAAGCAAAAGGAGGCAAGattgaattttatatatatatatatatatatatatataataaaaaggaGAAATTCAATCATAAAAAAAAGGCCACTACTccttgaattatatatatatatataaatatatatatatagaaattcaatcattaaaaaaaaagaaaaaaaaaagaaaaaaaaaatcggcccatctcAAACCAATTACCCTTAGCCCACTTCCTACCATATCTCTTTCAAAAAAAACACCCACGCATCTCCCACTACTAAAGGGAGAGAaaaacacgcacacacacacctagagagagaggagagagaaaacatactcaaggagagagagaggggaacgGTGTGAGAAatagcgagagagagagatatatatAATCAGCGCTAGagggaagaagatgaagcagCAGCAATGGCAGCTGTGCAAAAAAAGGACTCAATTCAACATTAAGAAGAAACTCCTCTGGCGAATCTCTATCCTGCGCCGATACGTCCGATCGGTTTGGAGCCAGTTTCTGGCTTGCTGGAGCGGCAAGATCTCCGGCACCTACCGGCCTCTTCCTCCCAATTCACGCCGCCGTCCAGCGTCACCTTACAGGCTGCCGTGCCTGGCGCGGCTAATCAGCTCCGCCGGCGACTGCAGCAGATCCTCGAATTTCAGATCATTCCTCAGCGGACTAGACAACACAGTAGCGACGAAGAATTCCTCTTGCTCTCCGGAGTTATCGAGAACTCCGAACCCGAGCCGGAAAAGGTGGCGGCACCTGCggagaaggagaaagatgaAGCGGCGACGGCAGACGAGAAGGTTGCTGAATCCGCTTCCTTTAAAGAGGAGAGCAACAAAGTCGATGACCTCGTCGATCCGGAGAAAGACGTGCCCCCGCAGCCGGAGCCCGAGCTCGAGCCGGAAAAGGTGGCGGCACTTGCGGCGAAGGAGAAAGATAAAGCGGCGACGGCAGCTGGAGGCGCGTCGGCGGCGGGACGTGCCAGCTGGTTCTTTGCCGCACGATTTCGCGAGTTTTTATGGGTACCAGAGCCATTGAAACATTTGGAGTTTCATCGCTGGATGATGTTAGAAGTCTCTGGGGTGGCAGACTTAGAGGGCTTTTGGACAATTTCCTCTTCCTTGATCTTGGTCGCCTGACATCAACACTTCCAAGCAAACCAGAGACGCGCAGAGGGCACCATCCAAGACCCTTCGGCGGCACTCCGCGAGAACTAGAAGTAAGCCTAGCTTCGTTTTGAGAACTATAGCTATGGCTACTATGGCTATCGAAGGAGAACTCTTAGAGCAGGCTGTGTAGAAGATGATAAAGAGGGACTGCTCTGGCTATGAAATACAAGAAGATGCATGCTGCCCAAGTTCAGATGGAATGAAACTAATGACAGCTAAAGGCtttatttataggcaaattTCTCACCAAAATCCTAGCTACCAAATCCCTGAACTTAGCTGCCAGTGTAAGAAGAGTGGAGTTCCAGCTATTCTTCCAGCTATGAAAGGCCTTCAAAACAAGCTGTTAAAGCTCAAAAGGGATTACATTTAATGCCTTGAAGGTACACTGTAAAAAGGGATGTTGCTGTTTGGATACAGAATACCTCATCTTTATAACTCCCTTAAACATGTTTTGGGTTGAGTTAAACTCCATGAAGTATCTGGGTTGCCAAATTCTGCTATTAAGAATTGAGCCAGAACAAGAGAACCAGCGACAAGGGTGGGCTGCCAATTCCCTTCAAAAGTTCAGATGGAAGATAAATTGGGCTTAAGGCATGTCAAATAAAATTGGGCCAGAAAAGTGAATTATTTACTAAGCCAATTATGTGAGTTGGGCTTGTAATTAAATGCTTTGATTGAAatagctaaaaaaaaaaaaaaaaaaaattcttaataaaCCTATAAAATAAAGATCGTTTAAAGGGACACAAATGAAGAATTTTGGATTATCTTTGATTATTATAaactaaaattcaaattcaaattgaaactcctaaatacgagtataaactatttaaaatttcaaaatcaaatgaagaactcctaaatacgagtataaactatttaaaatttcaaaatcaaatgaagaactcctaaatacgagtataaactatttaaaatttcaaaatcaaatgaagaactcctaaatacgagtataaactatttaaaatttcaaaatcaaatgaagaactcctaaatacgagtataaactatttaaaatttcaaaatcaaatgaagaactcctaaatacgagtataaactatttaaaatttcaaaatcaaatgaagaactcctaaatacgagtataaactatttacaaaattcaaaatcaagaactcctcgataagagtttaaactatcaaaataaatttcgagactcgtctattacaaaagacgtttcgtccataaacaagtctcgatggggcaatttgtagacaattaaattatcgtcgaattaaatcgtgtcacgtgtaaattcatgaattaaatattcaattatattttctattttattaaatgggatttcattcctaaattaaatagatatatgattaatatttaataaaataaattaatgggcttattggccacctaaggccctaaggcccatacatggaggcccaaagcccataaagcccatgaagcccatctctaaaatctataaatagaggtgttggggtgctcattatcaCAACGTGAAGGAACGGAAGATCGAAGAGtataaagaattctctctagtatcgcaAGTTGAAAGAAGCgaagaattggagagttcaagtattcttccaagtattcaagtatcttgaagaattctatctagcgttcaagtcttcttcgaatcttcaagtatttgagcattcaaatcttcaagtatccttcgaaatCTTCAAGCGTTCAAGtcttcttcgaatcttcaagtatttgagcattcaaatcttcaagtattcttcaagtatcttcaagtgatcaaaccttcaaatcttcaagtgatcaaggcgttcttacaaattccaagaacgatcttcctcaaatcaaatcaaccaagtcccaaagcttcaaggcgttcttacaaattctaaggacgttcttcaaatcaaatcaaatcaagttcgaaagcttcaaggcgttcttacaaaattctaaggacgttcttctcaaatcaaatcaagttcaacgttcaatccaaaatcacgacttaagtcccttggattggcgttatcaaatcaagtatttcaataaccttcgagcttgttcaagaatcaaatggaagagaagaatcagaggattaactagagattgcaacccgcataaactctatcttcaaatctatcaaattatctttgtaacgcgttttgtattttatcaaattgaaatacaaaaatttg
This window encodes:
- the LOC131023084 gene encoding uncharacterized protein LOC131023084; this translates as MVVFKDIVVNGQDYLLILSDDEQETEMGTHLRVFPALIGHYVKPWPKLLNSLYQSEWTSEISLNKASKAHTLHPARPWQSKESNFLLTLRRRIIDKDAKWGRVTSFRGEFHFFEGYWEWTEDILSRCGNERRVVGIYDAVYASLFTYDCQPEMVKAFCEAWCPATNTILTSSGEMSISLWDLQYLSGLPCTGTLYDEVVPCAKEILGKDQFGNPFIPLSCRYLLSAYYSLKHRDGKDPKSSVSIDEWIKFWSKKASKYSHPPARRAKKSQRPKSTYNPSGSFEAHQPWSSEERAPFIELDASDKYHTTMYLAAHIACWLCIFVFPDGDAMSIRPTSFKMASLMACKQKVALTVPVLASIYKGLNTISSSMEPSLVPVTLPFHFIYGWIALYFNTHIPLSRSLGVAKMTLYSGEGAAKYYLPVACRERIQSYNSIRWICTTFTKEDDILYVDGENTREIEQCFFMAIRSSFLVRRLDDHFIVESYGPHRFSRQFSYYQIVPNSLTQNIRRTSLEEGLNLWRMCLLHRSRSRACFPRSSLDMKIHCSVDYKTWWDRTYRFSFENKISSPAHITFKRKDQEEAINSKDGKRKVVSTTLIADSGSSNSERNWKKKRIAGSSKPAEGHVEEEPTLVDADVNKTLKEVFGNNLEKGSPIDCVSIESNKSNEIPCLAKQSRPRPMPSCGAPSEFNATRMIDDELKSCCRIIWGKLRDKVERTKVEFLSALEDEIRSGISRMKIICGLDLSNLEDSIDELFSKATAFDKVRSASHEINEGHTLKVREVKVCLQEKFAKEKKDAANCDALKADLDELEKRKKELLVSLEQRSLILKTTRGEVKVLKEDLAKLEEASRNDEVLKNLEALKLSLESMQQILRDQDPFA